AGCGCATCGCCAGCGTCCACGTGTGCGGCGGTGTCCAGAAGAACACCACCAGCACCAGCGCCAGCGGCGCCCAGTCGAGGGACCCGCGCACCGCCGTCCACCCGATCACCACCGGGAAGCAGCCCGCGATGCCGCCCCACACGATGTTCTGTGACGTACGCCGCTTCAGCACCAGCGTGTAGACGAGGATGTAGAACGCGTTCGCGGCCAGCGCGAGCCCGGCCGACAGCCAGTTGACGAAGAAGCCCAGCCACAGCGTGGCGACCAGGCCGAGCACGATGCCGAAGACCGCGGCGTTACGCGGGCCCACCGCGTGCCGGGGCAGTGGCCGGCGGCGGGTGCGGCGCATCCGCTCGTCGATGTCGCGGTCGAGTACGCAGTTGAGGGTGTTGGCGCTGCCCGCGGCGGCGATGCCGCCGATCATCGTGGCGAGCACCAGGCCGAGCGACGGGACGCCTCGCTGGGCGAGGAACATCACCGGCACGGTGGTGACGAGGAGGAGCTCGATGATGCGCGGCTTGGTGAGCGCGACGTACGCCGACACGACGTCGCGCCAGTGTGCCCGGCGCGGCGGGGAGGTGCCTCCGTCACCCGCATTCGGCCCCGCGGAGTGGTGGCCCGAGGTGTGCGACCCCGAGGTGGTGGGGCCAGAAGCGAGGGGGCCGGAGTCGACTGCCGCCACGAACACCTCGTCACCAGGAGTACATATCGGCCGGACGGTCCGGCCGCACGATCGCCGCAAGTCTAGGAGCCGTTCCCCGGTGGGCCGTCCCCGGGCTTGCGGTGGCCCGCCGGCCGGGGCTCATACCCCCACAGTTCGGGCACATCGGCGAAGGTGGGGCACGGTTCCGGCGTCCCGGGCGGGGTAGACCCGACGACTGCGCCGCACCGCGCGGCAACGATCTCGCTCCGAGCGGGTCGCGCGGTGGACGGCGCGGCCGCGCGAGCAGATCCGCACGTGGGTAGGCTCGCAAATGATGGCTTCCGCATCCTCTGACAGGAGTCGATCAGCCGTATGACTTCCAGCGACGCACCTGCCCCCCTCGACTGGACCGACGTGGACAAGCGGGCGGTGGACACCATCCGCGCGCTCGCCATGGATGCGGTCGAGAAATCCGGCAACGGCCACCCCGGCACCGCGATGAGCCTGGCGCCCGCGGCGTACCTCCTCTTCCAGCGGCTGATGCGCTACGACCCGGCCGACCCCGACTGGATCGGGCGCGACCGGTTCGTGCTCTCGGCCGGACATACCAGCCTCACGCTCTACATCCAGCTCTTCTTCGCCGGCCTGCTCGATCTGGAAGACCTCAAACACTTCCGCAAGTGGGGCAGCCGCACCCCCGGTCACCCCGAGCACGGGCACACCGCAGGGGTGGAGACGACGACCGGGCCGCTCGGACAGGGGCTGGGCAACGCCGTCGGCATGGCCATGGCCGCCCGCCGCGAGCGTGGCCTGCTCGACCCGGACGCCCCGGCCGGCCAGAGCCCGTTCGACCACCGGATCTACACGATCGTCAGTGACGGTGACATCGAGGAGGGCATCAGCCACGAGGTCAGCTCGCTGGCCGGTCACCAGAAGCTCGGCCACCTGATCGCGTTGTACGACGAGAACAAGATCTCCATCGAGGACGACACCACCGTCGCCTTGTCGGAGAACGTCGCCGAGCGCTACGAGGCCTACGGCTGGCACGTGCAGACCGTGGAGTGGAAGCGCTCCGAGGAGTACGTCGAGGACGTCCAGGCGCTGTACGACGCCTACGAGAAGGCGATCGCCGAGACCGACCGTCCGTCGCTGATCGTCCTGCGCACCATCATCGCCTGGCCCGCACCGCACGCCCAGAACACCGGCAAGGCGCACGGTGCCGCACTCGGCGCCGACGAGGTGGCCGCGACCAAGCGCATCCTGGGCTTCGACCCGGACAAGACGTTCGTGGTGGAGGACGAGGTCCTCGAGCACGTACGCAAGGTGCGCGAGCGCGGCGGCCAGGCGCACCGGGACTGGACCCGCGCCTTCTCCGCCTGGCGGACCAAGAACCCCGAGCGCGCCCAGTTGCTGGACCGGATGCGC
This sequence is a window from Actinopolymorpha sp. NPDC004070. Protein-coding genes within it:
- a CDS encoding heme o synthase, with translation MAAVDSGPLASGPTTSGSHTSGHHSAGPNAGDGGTSPPRRAHWRDVVSAYVALTKPRIIELLLVTTVPVMFLAQRGVPSLGLVLATMIGGIAAAGSANTLNCVLDRDIDERMRRTRRRPLPRHAVGPRNAAVFGIVLGLVATLWLGFFVNWLSAGLALAANAFYILVYTLVLKRRTSQNIVWGGIAGCFPVVIGWTAVRGSLDWAPLALVLVVFFWTPPHTWTLAMRYREDYAEAGVPMLPVVATERAVAWQVVAYSAATVLASLALWPIAPTGWLYPVAAAVLGAVVMVEAFALVRRVARGESGTALRPMRFFHWSNLYLALLFVAVALDPLITR
- the tkt gene encoding transketolase; translated protein: MTSSDAPAPLDWTDVDKRAVDTIRALAMDAVEKSGNGHPGTAMSLAPAAYLLFQRLMRYDPADPDWIGRDRFVLSAGHTSLTLYIQLFFAGLLDLEDLKHFRKWGSRTPGHPEHGHTAGVETTTGPLGQGLGNAVGMAMAARRERGLLDPDAPAGQSPFDHRIYTIVSDGDIEEGISHEVSSLAGHQKLGHLIALYDENKISIEDDTTVALSENVAERYEAYGWHVQTVEWKRSEEYVEDVQALYDAYEKAIAETDRPSLIVLRTIIAWPAPHAQNTGKAHGAALGADEVAATKRILGFDPDKTFVVEDEVLEHVRKVRERGGQAHRDWTRAFSAWRTKNPERAQLLDRMRERRLPEGWADRIPTFEAGKAVATRKASGAVISALAPVLPELWGGSADLAESNNSTPDGEPSFIPPEYSTKEFAGDWYGRVLHFGIREHGMGAILNGIALHGGTRPYGATFLVFSDYMRPAVRLAALMQLPVLYVWTHDSIGLGEDGPTHQPIEHLASLRAIPGLQIIRPGDANETAAAWQFALSRPDSPKGFALSRQNLPTFDRSEGSGFAPASEVGRGGYVLVDAPGDAVPDVILIATGSELQMAVAAREQLAEEGIAARVVSMPCVEWFDAQDKSYRDTVLPPTVRARVCVEAGIAQPWYRFAGDAGRIVSIEHFGASADYQTLFEEFGFTAGTVAQAARESLAAVRG